In the genome of Magnolia sinica isolate HGM2019 chromosome 2, MsV1, whole genome shotgun sequence, one region contains:
- the LOC131236839 gene encoding ENHANCER OF AG-4 protein 2, translating to MPPGRKKGANRSKAKNPLSLGDLVLAKVKGFPAWPAKISRPEDWERSPDPKKYFVEFFGTAEIAFVAPVDIQAFTNEAKIKLSARCQGKTVNDFARAVKEICEAFEELQRKKSSDSVEDIDRTAVGCVTSSNDDGEDRKHLGHHEAFALKDQEEILEQRESDSNEGPDDEAYPLEHSSRSWEDTVAADVKHGILRNTKQKSSPVLSDNNRNKTSNEGALLPNKGGVSITRSASPHKGEISSSTHAEVSGGATCPEHGEAEADLKGQDASGGYMFSDAEEKSIGVIGDRHEGSPPLAVSLHSKNSGSGQKVIVKGHRTIKVVSDSKRKVESAVKVHMKSHGALKLSKHESSGAYHEFPESRDHLKDEIICKTVQGKITTCGSMKGSSPHASKSDTDVGSGKKTKSLLKAKKQFSGADKTSGVHVHKKATSGNDEEEGNDKGLSSVGCRKKRPRPRRRKNEMAINEDSHLAKRPSVAEIDDMAEKTTLVSRRSDSARSAVENKGDELSESKKSTSHIKAENSTASRTETCVAGSHLASDEAVLPPTKRHRRALEAMTDCATKTSGDTTEKSSDFHKNDKSSSDNDRSPTKVCSRRRYHPFDNEDEENHRTPVHSGSASTLKTVASNVVSVHNANINQESPSNFQSDVKGVMVESLDSARPDDSAAQDMISSVKILKDSLSLTPRQNKEKSKKTMESHIAHNPGKLESQRPSSEGKPTILLPKISPGSVNAAKSVEHKIIKPLIKPSGTATLKKAQGGSKSSNVVSENSNRSNNQAMAQRNKPTSSLEKLKVTAKVISHTNVGSDNVSNVAGSPELSTEKDILLGEQVKVSKDDKAATPLTDSKFTDSSTSMKHLIAAAQAKRREAHSQSLPHANPFPASISSPLVAHGRSPSPVSAVHPFSSGNVMQHDMKGFHAHTSLASPTAHFGNLVPQNQIDPEEYQSGRVTPGYRTRGGSLSGGTEAAVARDAFEGMIETLSRTKESIGRATRLAIDCAKYGIASEVVELLIRKLENEPSFHRRIDLFFLVDSITQCSHSQKGIAGASYIPTVQAALPRLLGAAAPPGAGAHENRRQCHKVLRLWLERKILPDSLLRRYMDDIGVSNDDTTAGFFLRRPSRAERALDDPIREMDGILVDEYGSNATFQLPGFLSSRVFEDEEDLPTNLCKDTGDESPEEAADALEEPDTSAVTPSDRRGNHILEEVDGELEMEDVSGSSKDERTASGNVSDRILESTSNNLIELPPVPLDSPPLPLDSPPPLPPLPPSPPPPPPPLSPSPPPPPPSSLPPPPPSLPPPPSTPSPPSIPPPPSMLLPPSMLPSTSPPIAYHSSLSQEFHRTPNGNQLIQMAGNAPLQSHDNVTVKSEMVQQHSPCFVTTGVCNMQDVSAFGSSRSFGFGHSDVYISPQASLTNQHFQPGSASLPHRPYHPLAHAQTPSNHFSYVKPTVQQQFRPYSLPTVPNGRGQYVSDEQWRAHSSNFSPDNQHHAWVAGGRTPSCSGAPFVQDGFYRSPVERQCTNSMGSQLPVHSPAAPRASITGPPGHGVPQMLPCRSNIAPLNCWRPA from the exons cGCTTTTGTTGCACCAGTTGATATTCAAGCATTTACCAATGAAGCAAAGATTAAGTTGTCAGCTCGATGTCAAGGTAAAACTGTAAACGATTTTGCCCGTGCTGTGAAGGAGATATGCGAGGCGTTTGAAGAACTACAGCGAAAAAAATCAAGTGATTCTGTAGAGGATATTGACAGGACTGCTGTTGGCTGTGTAACTTCATCAAACGATGATGGAGAAGACAGGAAACATCTGGGGCACCATGAAGCTTTTGCTTTAAAAGATCAGGAAGAGATTCTTGAACAGAGGGAAAGTGACAGTAATGAGGGTCCTGATGATGAAGCGTATCCATTGGAACACTCTTCACGGAGCTGGGAGGATACTGTTGCTGCAGATGTTAAGCATGGTATTTTACGTAATACCAAGCAGAAGTCGTCTCCTGTTTTATCTGATAATAACAGGAATAAAACATCCAATGAAGGTGCACTCTTACCAAACAAAGGCGGAGTTTCCATCACAAGGTCAGCTTCGCCCCATAAAGGAGAAATTTCTTCAAGTACTCATGCTGAAGTTAGTGGTGGAGCAACGTGCCCTGAGCATGGTGAGGCAGAAGCTGATTTGAAAGGCCAAGATGCTAGTGGAGGTTATATGTTCTCGGATGCTGAAGAGAAGTCTATTGGTGTGATTGGTGACAGACATGAAGGTTCTCCTCCTCTGGCTGTGTCCTTGCATTCCAAAAATTCTGGTTCTGGACAGAAGGTTATTGTTAAAGGTCACAGGACAATAAAGGTGGTTAGTGATTCAAAAAGGAAGGTAGAGAGTGCTGTGAAAGTACACATGAAGTCACATGGAGCTCTAAAATTGTCGAAGCATGAGTCTTCTGGTGCTTACCATGAATTCCCTGAATCCAGAGACCATTTAAAAGATGAAATTATCTGCAAAACTGTGCAGGGAAAAATTACTACATGTGGCAGCATGAAAGGATCATCCCCACATGCTTCAAAATCAGATACAGATGTTGGCAGTGGTAAGAAGACCAAGAGCTTGCTCAAAGCTAAGAAGCAGTTTTCAGGAGCAGATAAAACTTCTGGAGTTCATGTTCATAAGAAAGCAACATCAggtaatgatgaggaagagggcaATGACAAGGGGTTATCATCTGTTGGTTGCAGGAAAAAGAGGCCCCGGCCCAGACGGAGGAAAAATGAGATGGCTATCAATGAAGATTCACATCTAGCCAAAAGACCCAGTGTGGCTGAGATTGATGATATGGCTGAAAAGACAACTTTAGTGAGCAGGAGAAGTGATTCCGCACGCTCTGCTGTTGAAAATAAAGGAGATGAACTTTCGGAAAGTAAGAAATCCACATCACACATCAAAGCCGAAAATTCTACAGCATCAAGAACTGAAACATGTGTTGCTGGCAGCCACTTAGCAAGTGATGAGGCCGTTCTACCCCCAACTAAGCGACATCGCCGTGCATTGGAGGCAATGACCGACTGTGCTACTAAAACTTCTGGAGATACAACTGAAAAGAGTTCTGACTTCCATAAAAATGACAAGTCAAGTTCCGATAATGATAGGTCCCCAACTAAAGTCTGTTCTAGACGGAGATATCATCCATTTGATAATGAGGATGAAGAAAATCATAGAACTCCAGTTCACAGTGGATCTGCAAGCACTTTGAAGACAGTGGCTTCAAATGTGGTTTCTGTGCATAATGCTAATATAAATCAAGAAAGTCCCAGCAATTTTCAATCAGATGTTAAAGGTGTCATGGTTGAAAGTTTGGATTCAGCAAGACCTGATGATAGTGCTGCCCAGGATATGATATCATCTGTTAAAATTCTCAAAGACTCTCTATCACTCACTCCAAGACAAAACAAAGAGAAGTCGAAAAAAACTATGGAGTCACATATTGCCCATAATCCAGGGAAGCTAGAATCTCAGAGACCATCTTCTGAGGGTAAACCAACCATCCTCTTGCCCAAAATATCCCCTGGGTCAGTTAATGCAGCCAAGTCAGtagaacataaaatcatcaaGCCCCTGATTAAACCATCCGGTACTGCTACGCTAAAGAAGGCACAGGGCGGATCCAAAAGTTCAAATGTGGTATCTGAAAACTCAAACCGTTCTAATAATCAAGCGATGGCACAAAGGAACAAGCCCACCTCTTCATTAGAAAAATTGAAGGTTACTGCAAAAGTCATTTCACATACGAATGTTGGCTCTGATAATGTGTCTAACGTTGCTGGTTCACCAGAACTTAGCACTGAGAAAGATATTCTGCTAGGCGAACA AGTCAAAGTTAGTAAAGACGATAAAGCTGCTACGCCATTGACAGATTCAAAGTTCACAGATTCTTCTACATCTATGAAACACCTGATTGCAGCTGCTCAAGCGAAGAGGAGAGAAGCACACTCTCAGTCTCTTCCCCATGCAAATCCTTTTCCGGCTTCTATTTCTTCCCCACTTGTGGCCCATGGAAGGAGTCCCAGCCCTGTTTCTGCAGTTCACCCTTTTTCATCTGGCAATGTGATGCAACATGATATGAAAGGTTTTCATGCTCATACATCGTTAGCTTCTCCGACTGCTCATTTTGGTAATCTTGTACCACAAAATCAAATTGATCCTGAAGAATATCAGAGTGGTCGAGTTACTCCAGGATACAGGACACGTGGGGGTTCACTGAGTGGTGGTACCGAAGCAGCTGTTGCCCGTGATGCTTTTGAAGGAATGATAGAGACATTGTCAAGGACAAAGGAAAGTATTGGCCGTGCAACTCGTCTTGCCATTGACTGTGCCAAGTATGGTATTGCCAGTGAG GTTGTCGAACTCCTCATTCGCAAGTTGGAGAATGAACCCAGTTTTCATCGTAGAATTGATCtgttctttctcgtggattctaTCACACAATGTTCACATAGTCAGAAAG GCATTGCAGGAGCCTCATACATTCCTACAGTACAAGCAGCACTGCCACGTCTTTTAGGTGCTGCTGCTCCACCTGGGGCTGGTGCTCATGAGAACCGTCGCCAATGCCATAAG GTTTTGAGGTTATGGCTTGAGCGGAAAATCCTACCGGATTCGCTTCTTCGTCGTTACATGGATGATATTGGAGTTTCAAATGATGATACGACTGCTGGATTTTTTCTTAGACGTCCATCTCGCGCTGAGCGTgctctggatgatccaatcagaGAAATGGATGGCATTCTTGTTGATGAATATGGAAG CAATGCAACATTTCAGTTGCCTGGATTTCTATCTTCTCGTGTATTTGAGGATGAAGAAGATCTTCCTACTAATTTATGCAAGGATACTGGTGATGAATCGCCAGAGGAAGCTGCCGATGCTTTAGAAGAGCCAGATACAAGTGCAGTTACTCCAAGTGATAGGCGCGGTAACCACATTTTAGAGGAGGTGGATGGGGAACTTGAAATGGAAGATGTTTCTGGGTCGTCCAAAGATGAAAGAACCGCTTCTGGGAATGTTTCAGATAGAATTTTGGAATCTACTTCAAATAATCTGATAGAGCTACCTCCGGTACCGTTGGATTCTCCACCGTTACCTTTAGATTCTCCTCCTCCATTACCACCATTACCTCCTTCACCACCTCCACCACCCCCACCACTGTCTCCTTCACCACCTCCACCACCACCTTCATCACTACCACCACCACCTCCATcactaccaccaccaccatcaacGCCGTCTCCACCATCTATACCACCGCCGCCATCAATGCTGCTGCCACCATCGATGTTGCCTTCTACTTCACCACCCATTGCATATCACTCTTCTCTTTCTCAAGAATTTCACAGGACCCCAAAT GGTAACCAGCTTATCCAAATGGCTGGAAATGCTCCTCTCCAGAGCCATGATAATGTCACTGTGAAAAGTGAAATGGTTCAGCAACATTCTCCTTGCTTTGTGACAACAGGAGTCTGCAACATGCAAGATGTGTCTGCCTTTGGTTCCTCAAGATCATTTGGATTTGGACATAGTGACGTGTATATATCCCCTCAAGCTTCTCTTACCAACCAGCACTTCCAACCTGGCAGTGCATCTTTACCGCATAGACCATACCATCCCCTCGCCCATGCACAAACGCCATCCAATCATTTCTCATATGTGAAGCCCACAGTTCAGCAACAGTTCCGTCCCTACTCTTTGCCAACCGTTCCCAATGGACGGGGCCAATATGTAAGCGATGAACAGTGGAGAGCTCATTCTAGCAATTTTAGTCCAGACAATCAGCATCATGCTTGGGTGGCTGGAGGGAGGACACCATCATGTTCAGGGGCGCCTTTTGTCCAGGATG GGTTCTATCGGTCACCTGTGGAAAGACAATGCACCAATTCGATGGGTTCACAACTTCCTGTACATAGTCCTGCAGCACCCAGAGCTTCAATTACAG GTCCTCCTGGCCATGGTGTTCCCCAGATGTTACCATGCAGGTCAAACATTGCACCTCTTAATTGTTGGAGGCCAGCATAG